The Streptomyces tubercidicus DNA segment GGGGGGCGGGGGGCATAAATGCCCCTAAAGAAATTTCTGACGAAATTTTCACGCCCCGCAATTCGCCTGACGGCGAATTATCTGTGGTTTATGTCGGGCCGCTGACGCGGCCCTTGATTTTGCGTGTTGATTAGCCTGACGGCTAATCATTTCTTGTTTATGGTTTTTGAATTGGGGCGCCTGACGGCGCAATTATTTTCCTTCTTTAGTTGGCCGCTGACGCGGCATTTTATGTAACATTGAGGTTGCCTAACTCGGGTTCTTGGTGCAGGTATTGAGGGTGTCTCAGGTTAGCCGATCTGGCGATCGGTCGGGTATGGTTGTTGAGATCTGATTTCAGAGTACTGCTTTTTGTACCGTCCGGCTGGCGCCGTCCTCAATAATTGCGAGTCGTTTTCTTTTGGTGATGGCCGAACTTCTTTTATGGCTCGGGGGTAGCCTTTCTTCCGGAGCCTGACTATTTTCTGTTGTATGGGATTTGGGACAGGGGTGCCCCAAACTCGCAGGGTGCCGATCTGGCGATCGGCAGGTTGTTTATCCAGGGAGGCGTCGTGTTCTGTTGAGTGGAGCGTTCAGCTCGGGTGGTGGGTGTGACCGCGGACGGTCAGAGGGTGTTGGTGGGGAGCGATGTAGTGGGCATGGCTCGTATGAGTCGGGGGTCCCTGACGGGGCTACAGGTTTCGCTGCAGGGGGCACTGTTGCCTGGGAGCTGTAGTTCGGCCTCACCTGTCTCCTGACCACTGTGTGCCCTGTTGCTCTCTTGTGGGGTGGGCCGGGGTTGACGGTGCCTCTGTGCGGTTGGCTTGGCTCAGAGCCGGCATGCGGGTGTAGACATGGCGCTTGTGCGTCAAGGCCCCTGACGGGGCTTCAGGCTCTGCTGAAGCTGGCGGCCGACTAGTGGACTGTTGTTCAGCCGTAGGTCCCCTAGGGAGCGTCTCGTGGTGCTGACGGGCTCGTGAGTGAGTGGGGACGAGGGGGCTCCAGTGCGTTGCAGGGCTGGGGTGGTTGGTGTGGCTTCGAAGTTTTTTGGCTGGGCTGTTAAGAACTGGGGCGGCTGGGCCCTATAGGGGGTGAACGCGTTCTGTGATGCCCCTATCCAGCTCTCTGAGGTTCCCGACAGATGTCCTTCCTTGAGTACCTTCCGGCCGCGGTCTCCCTGGGGGTCGAGTTGTACGGCTCCTGGCACCGCCCCGGGTTCGTGCGGCTTCGCGAGCAGTTGCTCGGCCGTAAGCCGTCTGAGGCTGCCTGTGTCCTGTCTGACCCACCCGTGGTGGCGGCCAGTTCGGTGGCGGAGATCGTGCAGATTCTGCCGCCGGGCGCGGTCCTCTCCTACGAGGCCGCAGACGGTAGCCGGCTGATCGTTTGGTGGATCGAGCGTCGGCCCGCCGACGGTGGGACGGACGGCTACTGGCTGTGGTGAGCGGTTCGTCCCACCGGGCCGAGGGTGCTGACGTGTTCAGCGCCCTCGGCCCGGACGGCCAGACTCTGTACGTCACGATCCGGCGGAAGGTCCGCCGGCACCTGGTGGTCAAGTTTCCGCAGCTGAATGAGGCTGACGCCTTCGAGCTCACGGATGCGGCGATCTTGATCGCCTTCCGGAGCGGCATCGATCCGGAACGGCAGCCGGTCGCTTATGTGAAGAAGATCGCGGAACGTGAGGCGCTGGACCACATGGAGCGCCGTAAGCCGGAGCTCCTGGCCGGGGAGGTTCTCGATCTCCTGGATCCGCCGGCTCCCACCGATGCGGCGGTCGAGGGCCAGGAGGCGCAGAGTGCTGGGCGGGACAAGCGCGACGAGGAGATATGGGACCTCGTTGACCAGGCGACCGTGCAGATTGCGGCGCCGCAGTGTCGTGAGGTGCTCGCACGGCAGGGCCGTGGGGATGGCGACGACCAGATTGCTTCGGACCTGGGGATCAAGAAGAACGCGGTGTATCAGCAGCGCAGTCGCGGGGTTACGGCGTTACGGGCAGAGCTCACGGAATACGTCCGGCCAGGGCATATGAAGCCACCTCAGGCCCAACGTGGTGAGCGGTAGATGCGCGCCAAGGGACGCATGTGGAGGGTTCGTACGCTGGGAGGAGCGCGTATGGGAAATCAGGTCATGGCTTACAGGGAGCTGTCGGCCTGGCTGGCAGGGCCGACCGACTACTGGGATCGTCCGGACGGCGACTGGCCGTCCGGACGATCCCAGGGCTCGGCTGACGAGCCGGTGCCCAGGGAGCGCCAGAGGGCTAACACTGCCTATGTGATGGGGTCCCGCGCGTTGCGGCGGGGGGACCTGGCGCGCGCCTGGGAGTGGTTCGCCCTCGCTGGTGGCCAGGAGCA contains these protein-coding regions:
- a CDS encoding RNA polymerase sigma factor translates to MFSALGPDGQTLYVTIRRKVRRHLVVKFPQLNEADAFELTDAAILIAFRSGIDPERQPVAYVKKIAEREALDHMERRKPELLAGEVLDLLDPPAPTDAAVEGQEAQSAGRDKRDEEIWDLVDQATVQIAAPQCREVLARQGRGDGDDQIASDLGIKKNAVYQQRSRGVTALRAELTEYVRPGHMKPPQAQRGER